A DNA window from Pyrus communis chromosome 3, drPyrComm1.1, whole genome shotgun sequence contains the following coding sequences:
- the LOC137729490 gene encoding CBBY-like protein, translating to MDSASCSFLRAQPFSSAAAIFPPSNNNTARFFALPKNNRNPNLVPLFSSTFPRNPNFPGKCLHFNRFSAFSSLCGAQDQNPSQELAVLLEVDGVLMDAYLLGNRQSFNAAFKKLGHHCTNWTEPVYLDLLRKSAGDEEKMVNLYFNQIGWPSSLPTAEKESFVKNVLQKKKIAMDEFLMSESLTLRPGVEEFIDDACKEGVPVVVLTTYSKSGNQIARTKLGEERVSKLKIVGDKEVLQSLFNQLVNDIALSSGMDGQLSKEAIKAVSAEKERIFKELALLLKLILDIDTRPPESLEKIIVALQAGAEVAGLPVCDCVLIAGSQSGVAGAERVGMPCVVLRSSLTARAEFPSANAIMDGFGGAELTIPKLRNKRRS from the exons ATGGATTCCGCTTCGTGCTCATTTCTCCGAGCTCAGCCCTTTTCTTCTGCCGCCGCCATTTTCCCGCCAAGTAACAACAACACTGCCCGCTTCTTCGCCCTCCCGAAGAACAACCGCAACCCCAACTTGGTCCCTCTATTTTCCTCCACTTTCCCAAGAAACCCAAATTTTCCCGGAAAATGTCTGCACTTCAATCGGTTCTCCGCTTTCAGCTCTCTCTGCGGCGCTCAGGACCAGAACCCATCTCAGGAGCTCGCTGTTCTTCTCGAAGTCGACGG GGTTCTTATGGACGCTTATCTGTTGGGGAACCGCCAAAGCTTCAATGCAG CATTCAAGAAGCTCGGACATCACTGTACAAATTGGACAGAGCCTGTTTACTTGGACCTCCTAAG GAAGAGTGCTGGTGATGAGGAAAAGATGGTGAATTTGTATTTTAATCAG ATCGGTTGGCCTAGTTCATTGCCGACAGCTGAGAAGGAGTCATTTGTGAAAAATGTCCTGCAAAAGAAG aaaattgcaatggatgagtttctgATGTCAGAAAGTTTGACTTTACGACCTGGAGTTGAAGA GTTTATTGATGATGCATGCAAGGAAGGAGTACCTGTTGTCGTACTGACAACCTATAGTAAGAGTGGGAATCAAATTGCTAG GACTAAGCTTGGCGAGGAAAGAGTTTCGAAGCTAAAGATTGTCGGAGATAAGGAGGTATTACAGAGTTTGTTTAACCAACTAGTAAATGATATAGCATTATCTTCTGGTATGGATGGGCAACTATCTAAGGAGGCAATAAAAGCAG TTTCTGCTGAGAAAGAAAGGATTTTTAAGGAGCTTGCATTATTGCTAAAGCTGATTTTAGATATTGATACTCGCCCGCCTGAAAG CTTAGAGAAGATCATTGTTGCATTGCAAGCCGGGGCAGAAGTTGCTGGACTACCTGTATGCGATTGTGTTCTTATTGCAGGAAGCCAGTCTGGTGTGGCTGGAGCTGAGCGAGTGGGCATGCCATGTGTTGTTTTAAGAAGCAG TTTGACGGCTAGAGCTGAGTTCCCTTCGGCAAATGCGATAATGGATGGGTTTGGAGGAGCAGAGCTGACCATCCCTAAACTGCGCAACAAGAGACGGTCATGA
- the LOC137730312 gene encoding uncharacterized protein — protein sequence MAGQGGNGTSSVIMRDYRKGNWTVGETMILIEAKKMDDERRMKRSGGGEGGSSSSGGTEQTTRSMGKPAELRWKWVEDYCWKKGCLRSQNQCNDKWDNLMRDYKKVREYERKITNVGEGKGEEGSASYWKLEKNERKERNLPTNMVLQIYEALVDVVERREAAGGGGYQIRGHQVVGGASVSGSNVGISPNIGYGLERPIISTTGVHQQPSSSLPPPPPPPPVLQHHHQISVPTIAALPLLPPATLAAQPPPALQYAQVMPTVDSDTSEHSDSPAKRRRRASGRGGGDGGGDQGGTSGTVSASTSSEVGTAIAGGASLIAEALQGCEEREERRHREMLSLHERRLQIEETKTEINRQGINGLIDAINKLANSIHALASNKNQQPPPN from the exons ATGGCTGGACAAGGAGGAAATGGTACTAGCAGTGTGATCATGAGGGACTACAGGAAAGGGAACTGGACAGTGGGGGAGACAATGATTCTGATAGAGGCAAAGAAGATGGATGATGagagaagaatgaagagaagTGGGGGTGGGGAAGGGGGTAGTAGTAGTAGTGGAGGAACTGAACAGACAACAAGATCAATGGGCAAACCAGCTGAGCTCAGGTGGAAGTGGGTGGAGGACTACTGTTGGAAAAAAGGTTGTTTGAGAAGCCAAAACCAGTGCAATGACAAGTGGGACAATCTCATGAGGGATTACAAGAAAGTGAGAGAATATGAGAGGAAGATTACTAATGTGGGAGAAGGGAAAGGAGAAGAAGGTAGTGCATCTTATTGGAAGCTTGAGAAGAATGAGAGGAAGGAGAGGAACTTGCCTACAAATATGGTGCTTCAGATTTATGAGGCTTTGGTGGATGTAGTGGAGAGGAGAGAAGctgctggtggtggtggttatCAGATTAGAGGTCATCAGGTGGTGGGAGGAGCTTCTGTTTCTGGTTCAAATGTTGGGATTAGTCCAAATATTGGGTATGGTTTGGAGAGGCCTATAATTAGTACCACTGGTGTTCATCAGCAGCCTTCTTCTTCActgcctcctcctcctcctcctcctccagtTCTGCAACATCATCATCAAATCTCAGTTCCAACAATTGCAGCATTGCCACTTCTTCCACCAGCTACACTGGCAGCCCAACCACCACCTGCTCTCCAATACGCACAGGTGATGCCCACAgtag ATTCTGATACAAGTGAGCATTCAGACTCACCAGCtaaaaggaggaggagggcaAGTGGAAGAGGTGGAGGTGATGGCGGTGGAGATCAAGGAGGAACCAGTGGAACCGTGAGCGCAAGCACCTCAAGTGAAGTGGGAACTGCCATCGCTGGAGGTGCTTCCTTGATTGCAGAAGCACTTCAGGGCtgtgaggagagagaagagaggaggCACAGAGAGATGTTGAGTTTGCATGAGAGAAGGctacagatcgaggaaactaagaCTGAGATCAACAGGCAAGGCATTAATGGCCTCATTGATGCCATTAACAAGCTTGCAAATTCCATCCATGCCTTGGCTTCCAACAAGAACCAACAGCCACCTCCaaattga
- the LOC137727865 gene encoding protein ROOT HAIR DEFECTIVE 3 homolog 2-like produces the protein MEEDCCATQLIYGDGEFNADGLDRFVKEVKLAECGLSYAVVAIMGPQSSGKSTLLNHLFRTKFREMDAYSGRSQTTKGIWIAKCVGIEPCTIAIDLEGTDGRERGEDDTTFEKQSALFALAVSDIVLINMWCHDIGREQAANKPLLKTVFQVMMRLFSPRKTKLLFVIRDKTKTPFEYLEPVLREDIQKIWDGVPKPQAHKSTPLSEFFTVEVVALSSYEEKEEKFNEEVAQLRQRFYHSISPGGLAGDRRGVVPASGFSFSAQQIWKVIKENKDLDLPAHKVMVATVRCEEIANQKFRQLVHDERWLALEEAVETGLVQGFGKRLSSILATYLSEYDMEAIYFDEGVRNSKRQFLESKVLDFVYPAYSAMLGHLRSKALEDFQVRLEQSLNKGEGFASSVCTCAQSSMLEFEKGCAGAAIQQANWDASKVREKLRRDIDVHTSSVRSAKLAELNSSYEKKLSSSLSGPVEALLETGAKDTWASIQKLLNRETEVAVSEFSTAVANFELDNETVVKMKQHLKDYARNVVETKAREEAGKIMIHMKDRFGTVFNYDSDSMPRVWTGKEDIRSITKDARTASLKLLSTMAAIRLDEKPDNIENVLVSSLVDGTVTVSSSQNRKLGPSTDLLASSSWEEVSSKDTLITPVQCKSLWRQFKAETEYSVTQAVSAQEAHKRSNNWLPPPWAIMAMIVLGFNEFMMLLKNPLYLLVLFVAFLLSKALWVQMDISGQFQHGALSGILSISSRFLPTIMNLLRKLAEEAQGNQTPEAQRSPVSVASQSYRNETPQPNPVTSSFPESSESSNVSSADSGMEYSSPPLRQRRTENVEEIES, from the exons ATGGAGGAAGATTGCTGCGCCACGCAACTAATCTATGGCGACGGAGAATTCAACGCAGATGGGCTCGATAGGTTCGTGAAGGAAGTCAAGCTTGCTGAGTGTGGACTCTCTTATGCGGTTGTTGCAATCATGGGTCCGCAGAGCAGCG GGAAAAGCACTTTGTTGAATCATCTGTTTCGGACTAAGTTTAGGGAGATGGATGCTTACAGTGGAAG GAGCCAAACAACAAAGGGTATTTGGATTGCCAAGTGTGTTGGCATCGAGCCGTGCACGATTGCCATAGATTTGGAGGGGACTGATGGGAGGGAGAGAGGCGAG GATGATACTACATTCGAGAAGCAAAGCGCCCTATTTGCTTTGGCAGTTTCGGACATTGTGCTGATAAATAT GTGGTGTCATGATATTGGTCGGGAGCAAGCTGCTAATAAACCTTTACTGAAAACAGTTTTTCAG GTCATGATGCGCCTATTCAGCCCCCGTAAAACGAAGTTACTTTTTGTTATACGTGATAAAACAAAG ACCCCTTTTGAATATCTGGAACCTGTGCTAAGGGAAGATATACAGAAG ATATGGGATGGAGTACCGAAGCCCCAAGCCCATAAAAGTACCCCCTTGAGCGAATTTTTTACT GTAGAAGTAGTTGCTTTGTCCAGTTATgaagagaaggaggagaagTTTAACGAGGAG GTTGCTCAACTGAGGCAGCGCTTTTACCATTCTATTTCTCCAGGAGGGCTTGCTGGTGATAGACGTGGTGTTGTCCCTGCGTCAGGATTTTCCTTTAGTGCACAACAgatttggaaagtaatcaaagAGAACAAGGACCTGGATCTTCCCGCTCACAAG gTTATGGTTGCTACGGTTCGGTGTGAAGAGATAGCCAACCAGAAATTCAGACAGTTGGTCCATGATGAG CGTTGGTTAGCACTGGAAGAAGCTGTTGAAACTGGTCTGGTACAAGGCTTTGGTAAAAGGCTCAGTTCCATTCTAGCCACATATCTTTCTGA ATATGATATGGAGGCCATCTACTTTGATGAAGGTGTACGGAACTCAAAACGACAATTTTTGGAGTCAAAAGTATTGGAT TTTGTTTACCCTGCGTACTCAGCTATGCTTGGACACCTACGTTCTAAAGCGCTTGAAGATTTTCAAGTGAGGCTGGAGCAATCGTTGAACAAAGGAGAAGGATTTGCTTCATCTGTGTGTACTTGTGCTCAGTCTTCTATGCTTGAGTTTGAGAAAGGATGTGCAG GTGCTGCCATACAACAAGCTAATTGGGATGCTTCAAAAGTACGGGAAAAGCTTCGACGTGATATAGATGTACATACATCATCAGTTCGTAGTGCAAAACTGGCAGAATTGAATTCCAGCTATGAG AAAAAACTTTCTTCGTCTTTAAGTGGTCCTGTAGAGGCTCTACTCGAAACTGGTGCAAAAGACACCTGGGCTTCGATACAGAAACTTCTTAATCGTGAGACAGAAGTTGCAGTATCGGAGTTCTCAACTGCAGTTGCCAATTTTGAGTTGGACAACGAAACGGTTGTCAAAATGAAGCAACATTTGAAGGATTATGCGAGAAATGTGGTGGAGACAAAAGCAAGAGAAGAGGCTGGGAAAATTATGATCCACATGAAAGATCG GTTTGGCACGGTCTTCAATTATGACAGTGATTCAATGCCAAGGGTTTGGACTGGGAAAGAAGACATTAGAAGTATTACCAAGGATGCACGAACTGCG TCTCTGAAGCTTTTATCCACCATGGCTGCCATTCGCTTGGATGAAAAGCCAGATAATATTGAAAACGTCCTCGTTTCTTCTCTGGTGGACGGGACTGTTACTGTTTCATCTTCACAAAATAGGAAGCTAGGACCTTCTACAGATCTTCTTGCCTCAAGCTCTTGGGAAGAG GTTTCTTCAAAGGATACCTTAATTACCCCAGTACAGTGCAAGTCATTGTGGAGGCAGTTCAAAGCAGAGACGGAATATAGCGTCACTCAAGCTGTTTCGGCACAG GAGGCTCACAAGCGGAGTAACAACTGGTTACCTCCTCCATGGGCTATTATGGCGATGATCGTTCTTGGTTTTAACGAATTTATGATGCTTTTAAA GAACCCTCTCTACCTCTTGGTTCTATTCGTTGCATTTTTACTTTCAAAGGCCTTATGGGTACAGATGGACATTTCGGGACAGTTCCAACATGGCGCT CTGTCAGGGATACTATCTATTTCATCGAGGTTTCTTCCAACTATCATGAATCTTCTAAGAAAACTCGCAGAAGAAGCTCAGGGGAATCAAACGCCAGAAGCACAAAGGTCACCAGTTTCTGTTGCTTCTCAGAGTTACAGAAATGAAACACCTCAGCCAAATCCAGTAACAAGCTCATTCCCAGAGTCCTCAGAGTCATCCAATGTCTCGTCAGCAGATAGCGGCATGGAATACTCAAGCCCTCCTTTAAGACAAAGGCGAACGGAAAACGTTGAGGAAATTGAATCTTGA
- the LOC137729491 gene encoding CBBY-like protein translates to MDSASRSILRAQPFSSTAAIFLSSNNTTARFLALPKNNRNPNLVRPFSSTFPRNSTLPGKCLHFDRFAAFSSLSGAKDQNPSQELAVLLEVDGVLMDAYQLGNCESFNAAFKKVGLGYEYWTEPLYLGLLRTSAGDEEKMLNLYFNAIGWPSSLQPSQVDLFVKNVLQKKKIAMDEFLMSESLTLRPGVEEFIDGAYKEGIPVVVLTTYSKSENHIARSIVEKLGEERVSKLKIVDDDEVLQSLYNQLVNDTGFSSRMDEQQAKEAIKAVSADKQRIAKEVALMLKLTLDINTCRSESLEKIILALRAGAEVAGLPVCDCVLISGSQYGVAGAERVGMPCVVLRSSLTARAEFPWANGIMDGFGGADLTIPKLLNKRWS, encoded by the exons ATGGATTCCGCTTCGCGCTCAATTCTCCGAGCTCAGCCCTTTTCTTCTACCGCCGCCATTTTCCTGTCAAGTAACAACACCACCGCTCGCTTCCTCGCCCTCCCGAAGAACAACCGCAACCCCAACTTGGTCCGTCCATTTTCCTCCACTTTCCCAAGAAACTCAACTTTGCCCGGAAAATGTCTGCACTTCGATCGGTTCGCCGCATTCAGCTCGCTCTCCGGCGCTAAGGACCAGAACCCATCTCAGGAACTGGCTGTTCTTCTCGAAGTTGACGG GGTTCTTATGGATGCTTATCAGTTGGGGAACTGCGAAAGCTTCAATGCAG CATTTAAGAAGGTTGGACTTGGCTATGAATATTGGACAGAGCCTCTTTACTTGGGCCTCCTAAG GACAAGTGCTGGTGATGAGGAAAAGATGCTGAATTTGTATTTTAATGCG ATTGGTTGGCCTAGTTCATTGCAACCAAGTCAGGTGGATTTATTTGTGAAAAATGTTCTGCAAAAGAAG AAAattgcaatggatgagtttctgATGTCAGAAAGTTTGACTTTACGACCTGGAGTTGAAGA GTTTATTGATGGTGCATACAAGGAAGGAATACCTGTTGTCGTACTGACAACATATAGTAAGAGTGAGAATCATATTGCCAG ATCAATTGTTGAAAAGCTTGGCGAGGAAAGAGTTTCAAAGCTAAAGATTGTCGATGATGACGAGGTGTTACAGAGTTTGTATAACCAACTGGTAAATGATACAGGATTCTCTTCTCGTATGGATGAGCAACAAGCTAAGGAGGCAATAAAAGCAG TTTCTGCTGATAAACAAAGGATTGCAAAGGAGGTTGCATTAATGCTAAAGCTGACTTTGGATATTAATACTTGCCGGTCTGAAAG CTTAGAGAAGATCATTCTTGCATTGCGAGCTGGGGCAGAAGTTGCTGGACTACCTGTATGCGATTGTGTTCTTATCTCAGGAAGCCAGTATGGTGTGGCTGGAGCTGAGCGAGTGGGCATGCCATGTGTTGTTTTAAGAAGCAG TTTGACGGCCAGAGCTGAGTTCCCTTGGGCAAATGGGATAATGGATGGGTTTGGAGGGGCAGACCTGACCATCCCTAAACTGCTCAACAAGAGATGGTCATGA
- the LOC137727439 gene encoding CBBY-like protein encodes MDSAWCSILRAQPFSSAAAIFPPSNNTTARFFALPKNNRNPNLVPLFSSTFPRNPNFPGKCLRFDRFSAFSSLCGVQDQNPSQELAVLLEVDGVLMDAYRMGNLQSFNAAFKKLGQRCTDWTEPVYLDLLRESGGDEEKMVNLYFNRIGWPSSLPTSEKESFVKNVLKKKKIAMDEFLMSESLTLRPGVEEFIDEAYKEGVPVVVLTTYSKSGNQIARSIVEKLGEERVSKLKIVGDKEVLQSLFNQLVNDVALSSGMDEQLSKEAIKAVSAEKERIFKELALLLMLILDIDTRPPESLEKIIVALQAGAEVAGLPVCNCVLIAGSQSGVAGAERVGMPCVVLRSSLTARDEFPCANAIMDGFGGAELTIPKLRNKRRS; translated from the exons ATGGATTCCGCTTGGTGCTCAATTCTCCGAGCTCAGCCCTTTTCTTCTGCCGCCGCCATTTTCCCGCCAAGTAACAACACCACTGCCCGCTTCTTCGCCCTCCCGAAGAACAACCGCAACCCCAACTTGGTCCCTCTATTTTCCTCCACTTTCCCAAGAAACCCAAATTTTCCCGGAAAATGTCTGCGATTCGATCGGTTCTCCGCTTTCAGCTCTCTCTGCGGCGTTCAGGACCAGAACCCATCTCAGGAGCTCGCTGTTCTTCTCGAAGTCGACGG GGTTCTTATGGATGCTTACCGGATGGGGAACCTCCAAAGCTTCAATGCAG CATTTAAGAAGCTCGGACAGCGCTGTACAGATTGGACAGAGCCTGTTTACTTGGACCTCCTAAG GGAGAGTGGTGGTGATGAGGAAAAGATGGTGAATTTGTATTTTAATCGG ATTGGTTGGCCTAGTTCATTGCCGACAAGTGAGAAGGAGTCATTTGTGAAAAATGTCCTGAAAAAGAAG aaaattgcaatggatgagtttctgATGTCAGAAAGTTTGACTCTACGACCTGGAGTTGAAGA GTTTATTGATGAGGCATACAAGGAAGGAGTACCTGTTGTCGTACTAACAACCTATAGTAAGAGTGGGAATCAAATTGCCAG ATCAATTGTTGAAAAGCTTGGCGAGGAAAGAGTTTCGAAGCTAAAGATTGTCGGAGATAAGGAGGTGTTACAGAGTTTGTTTAACCAACTGGTAAATGATGTAGCATTATCTTCTGGTATGGATGAGCAACTATCTAAGGAGGCAATAAAAGCAG TTTCAGCTGAGAAAGAAAGGATTTTTAAGGAGCTTGCATTATTGCTAATGCTGATTTTAGATATTGATACTCGCCCGCCTGAAAG CTTAGAGAAGATCATTGTTGCATTGCAAGCGGGGGCAGAAGTTGCTGGACTACCTGTATGCAATTGTGTTCTTATTGCAGGAAGCCAGTCCGGCGTGGCTGGAGCTGAGCGAGTGGGCATGCCATGTGTTGTTTTAAGAAGCAG TTTGACGGCTAGAGATGAGTTCCCTTGCGCAAATGCGATAATGGATGGGTTTGGAGGAGCAGAGCTGACCATCCCTAAACTGCGCAACAAGAGACGGTCATGA